A single region of the Bifidobacterium asteroides DSM 20089 genome encodes:
- a CDS encoding pyridoxamine kinase: MAGQTDDQNRLYQRDSKYIPRVAAVHDMCGYGKCSLTAAIPILSAAGCDVCPVPTALFSAHTMFKDYTFHDTTEMLPGYLDAWQKEGVELDGIYSGFLGSAEQVDIIQRMYREYPKALRLVDPVMGDGGSMYPTYTEEMCRAVTNLVDGADLLMPNLTEVSLLTGIDYEGQDLDDAQVGERLGRLLDMGAKNVIIKGIDRKDGKLRNFVASTDHGGVSERTELIHDKLPFMIHGTGDAFASSLCGALFAGRGLADAARIAGEFVRSAMQHTRNQPDYQQRGVSFELDLGLLTGLVG; this comes from the coding sequence ATGGCCGGACAGACGGACGATCAGAACAGGCTCTACCAGCGCGACAGCAAGTACATTCCCCGAGTCGCCGCTGTGCATGACATGTGCGGGTATGGCAAGTGCTCGCTGACGGCCGCCATCCCCATCCTTTCTGCAGCCGGATGCGACGTCTGCCCGGTGCCCACAGCCCTGTTCAGCGCACACACCATGTTCAAGGACTACACCTTCCACGACACCACCGAGATGCTGCCGGGATACCTGGATGCCTGGCAGAAGGAGGGCGTCGAGCTGGACGGGATCTATAGCGGGTTCCTGGGCAGCGCCGAGCAGGTCGACATCATCCAGCGCATGTATCGGGAATACCCCAAGGCTCTGCGGCTGGTCGACCCGGTCATGGGCGACGGCGGATCCATGTACCCCACCTACACCGAGGAGATGTGCCGGGCCGTGACCAATCTGGTCGATGGAGCCGACCTGCTCATGCCCAACCTGACCGAGGTCAGTCTGCTGACCGGCATCGACTACGAAGGCCAGGACCTCGACGATGCCCAGGTTGGCGAGCGTCTGGGCCGTCTGCTGGACATGGGCGCGAAAAACGTCATCATCAAGGGCATTGACCGGAAGGACGGCAAGCTGCGCAACTTCGTGGCCTCAACGGATCATGGCGGTGTCAGCGAGCGTACCGAGCTGATCCACGACAAGCTCCCCTTCATGATCCACGGAACCGGCGATGCCTTCGCCTCCAGCCTCTGCGGGGCGCTTTTTGCAGGACGAGGCCTGGCCGATGCCGCCCGGATCGCCGGCGAATTCGTCCGCTCGGCCATGCAGCATACACGCAATCAGCCTGACTATCAGCAACGAGGGGTCAGCTTCGAGTTGGACCTGGGCCTGCTGACCGGATTGGTTGGCTAA
- a CDS encoding YraN family protein → MDTQALTRPTNHHTVINDVNDGTDAEAIIADPSIAQPISALPDFKESADNPENVQSWTNESDTSNHESIGMELADIERQIRAGDINSRELGRLGEDYACQWLRQRNWKILARNWRSRFGELDIIALDPESILVFVEVKTRRTGRFGSPEQAVGPRKQTHLRRAAVQWLISHDRDPGARHRGTRFDVISLSVKSDPDSHMHCEGAYPLASYQTSTQAVNGSNRSSRGGWNPGSVFLRHTREAF, encoded by the coding sequence ATGGACACACAAGCACTGACCAGACCAACCAATCACCACACAGTCATCAATGACGTGAACGACGGAACTGATGCCGAGGCTATAATTGCAGACCCATCGATCGCACAGCCCATAAGCGCTCTGCCCGATTTCAAAGAATCCGCTGATAATCCAGAAAACGTGCAATCTTGGACAAATGAATCAGATACGAGCAACCATGAATCTATCGGCATGGAGCTGGCAGATATTGAACGACAAATCAGGGCCGGTGACATCAACAGCCGAGAGCTCGGACGATTGGGTGAGGACTACGCCTGCCAGTGGTTGCGGCAGCGAAATTGGAAAATCCTAGCCAGAAATTGGAGAAGCCGGTTCGGCGAGCTGGACATCATCGCCCTGGATCCCGAGTCAATTCTGGTATTCGTAGAGGTCAAGACCAGACGCACCGGTCGGTTCGGATCCCCGGAACAGGCTGTCGGCCCGCGCAAGCAGACCCATCTGCGTCGCGCAGCAGTCCAATGGCTGATCAGCCACGACCGAGATCCCGGCGCACGACATCGTGGCACCCGTTTCGATGTCATCAGCCTGTCAGTCAAGTCCGACCCTGACAGCCACATGCATTGCGAGGGCGCCTATCCCCTCGCTTCCTATCAGACTTCCACCCAGGCCGTCAATGGCTCGAACCGTTCAAGCAGAGGCGGTTGGAATCCGGGATCAGTCTTTCTCAGACACACCAGGGAGGCCTTCTGA
- a CDS encoding DUF5692 family protein — protein MLFQVYGANAPYQWLGWILVFACLIGLNEVARRSKTGGIICFLAIPAALTAYFLTIYVSAAFGADWALHNPTYVHMTSWFHYAKLYAATAGCIGFMALKYGWGKIGKSHWFKCFPFIIVAINILIAVVSDFESALRGWGGTWVSTEGITLMGGWHNIFNGVAGLINIFCMTGIFGIYASKDRRDMLWPDMTWVFIISYDLWNFCYTYNCLPNHAWYCGLALLLAPTFANFLWNKGGWIQNRANTLAIWCMFAQVLPMFQDYSVFSTQSVNKAGVNLTVSILSLAANVLALGYILVRARRQHINPWTQEVFKGTRDFDQAISRADMNVVTAA, from the coding sequence ATGTTGTTCCAAGTCTACGGAGCCAATGCCCCCTACCAATGGTTGGGCTGGATTCTGGTCTTCGCATGCCTGATCGGTCTCAACGAAGTCGCCAGGCGGAGCAAGACGGGAGGCATCATCTGCTTCCTTGCCATTCCCGCCGCCCTGACCGCATACTTCCTGACCATCTACGTCTCGGCGGCCTTCGGGGCCGATTGGGCGCTGCATAACCCGACCTACGTCCATATGACCAGCTGGTTCCACTATGCCAAGCTCTATGCCGCCACCGCCGGCTGCATCGGCTTCATGGCCCTCAAGTACGGGTGGGGCAAGATCGGCAAGTCCCACTGGTTCAAGTGCTTCCCCTTCATCATCGTCGCCATCAACATCCTGATCGCCGTGGTCTCCGACTTCGAATCCGCCTTGCGCGGATGGGGCGGAACCTGGGTGTCCACCGAGGGTATCACCCTGATGGGCGGCTGGCACAACATTTTCAATGGGGTGGCGGGCCTGATCAACATCTTCTGCATGACCGGAATCTTCGGCATCTATGCCTCCAAGGACCGTCGCGACATGCTCTGGCCCGACATGACCTGGGTCTTCATCATCTCCTACGACCTGTGGAACTTCTGCTACACCTACAACTGCCTGCCCAACCATGCCTGGTACTGCGGCCTGGCCCTCCTCCTGGCGCCCACCTTCGCCAACTTCCTCTGGAACAAGGGGGGCTGGATCCAGAACCGGGCCAACACCCTGGCCATCTGGTGCATGTTCGCTCAGGTCCTGCCCATGTTCCAGGATTACTCGGTCTTCTCAACCCAGTCGGTCAACAAGGCCGGGGTCAACCTGACGGTCTCCATCCTCTCCCTTGCCGCCAATGTGCTCGCACTGGGCTACATCCTGGTCCGTGCACGCCGTCAGCACATCAACCCCTGGACCCAGGAGGTCTTCAAGGGCACCAGGGACTTCGACCAGGCCATTTCCCGTGCCGACATGAATGTGGTCACCGCGGCCTGA
- a CDS encoding TetR/AcrR family transcriptional regulator encodes MQAAATEDKSAFAPRPSRKRSRKSDEIVQAVIDICRNKGFSHITIKDIAKQVGMTRSLFYHYFPDKETLAQAMVDKSVKQVLSRMEEWNRKRTPGDVKGALETVVQVARSIIADNSPLRQQMIHSGNGGLYTRFVDQVSTAIADYFCRTAVQDFARHHQDQLPIDHVREMLIVLISGFITLLRVQPDTSDETFIRMAVQTLHLEPYL; translated from the coding sequence ATGCAGGCAGCAGCTACAGAAGACAAGTCAGCTTTCGCTCCGCGACCTTCACGCAAGAGGTCCAGGAAAAGCGACGAAATCGTCCAGGCTGTGATCGATATCTGCAGGAACAAGGGATTCTCCCACATCACCATCAAGGACATCGCCAAGCAGGTGGGGATGACCAGGTCCCTCTTCTACCACTACTTCCCCGACAAGGAGACCCTGGCCCAGGCCATGGTGGACAAGTCCGTCAAGCAGGTTCTGTCCCGGATGGAGGAATGGAACAGGAAGCGGACACCCGGTGATGTCAAGGGAGCTCTGGAGACCGTCGTACAGGTGGCCCGGTCGATCATCGCCGACAACAGCCCGCTCCGACAGCAGATGATCCACTCGGGCAATGGAGGGCTCTACACGCGATTCGTGGACCAGGTCTCCACGGCCATAGCCGACTACTTCTGCCGGACGGCGGTTCAGGACTTCGCCAGGCACCACCAGGATCAACTGCCCATCGACCATGTGCGCGAAATGCTGATCGTCCTGATTTCCGGGTTCATCACCCTCCTTAGGGTGCAGCCGGACACCAGCGACGAAACCTTCATTCGCATGGCCGTCCAGACGCTCCACCTGGAGCCCTACCTGTAA